The following are encoded in a window of Stigmatella erecta genomic DNA:
- a CDS encoding choice-of-anchor D domain-containing protein, translating into MGQGWGWGRVLGLATVAAMAACHEPGRTRAVEAAAVVDTEALDFGEVPVGEWREREVLIRNVGYVPFSALEALALEGNPSYQVELTNGGGRVMPGESLPVKVRFHPLREGSIEERVRVATDANTGNEHTVRILGMGAPTQVGIQPPVLDFETLEVDSDRTLALTITNPVDLPLTVTLGGEYAGTFSTDTITIPPHSTQQVSAKYLPRELGKMGARVEVRSCDGCTPSTADLAGHSVASAFVFEPTPVPFAPIPVHERTETVARARNITWRPVTIAALNTSDVSFTTMTQLDGRAVQPGEAVDVRMEFAARASGPKVANLTVNYASDKARKTDVMLDARGGQPTLAVAPVALDFGELPVGGKLGKTIRITNGGTNGNLLFRGVRASGGAGNFSVNVPTRGTQAYPWTGGAWPDLQAGDVPIAPGTDAIDLQVFFEPTLDGNHSATLTLLSSDPFTPERTIVLTGRARVSGPCVFELTPQPALDFGNVVPGRGAVLGFRIGNPNRAECAVKDIHVSNSANGAFYMPGGRIDGGILAYDTAFSAQIAFRPPAAGTYAGELKITVNNPSQPTVTLPLRGVSETSCLVAAPSFVDFGPIRYDCQTQPRRTLISNRCHQPITVVSAEIGAGTSTQFQLATPLTAPRTLAPGEGFELEVTYSRTVLGQHFSPLFLRTGSEPNPLLVPLLAETNHEGLQLDQFTQGTDSQLDVLFVVSNTTTMQPYQQRLKAALPGWLEHARQQGVDVRAGVTSTGLVARGATCGGGAQGGEAGRLFPVDGSRSRVVSSTSPTAAQTLQSNVEVGMCHNLVQGLETTRQALSSPLVDSVDDVRTPQPNDGNLGLLRDTARLAVVALADEDDHSGFAPDSYIQFLQAMKGPGMTHRTQFYALVPTDGSCSTAGDSGARFSEVAQATGGAVGSVCQGSYESFLERLIRRAGEPQADFTLTAQPSTTDAMTVRVQGRTLDPSQWTYDGARNAVVFRAGAVPQTGQNIQIRYRSVCQGL; encoded by the coding sequence ATGGGTCAGGGGTGGGGCTGGGGACGGGTCCTGGGGCTGGCAACAGTGGCGGCCATGGCGGCGTGCCATGAGCCGGGACGCACGCGGGCGGTGGAAGCCGCCGCGGTGGTCGACACGGAAGCGCTCGATTTCGGCGAAGTACCCGTCGGGGAGTGGCGGGAGCGGGAGGTGCTCATCCGCAACGTGGGCTATGTGCCCTTCTCCGCCCTGGAAGCGCTCGCCCTGGAGGGCAACCCCTCGTACCAGGTGGAGCTGACCAACGGCGGCGGCCGGGTGATGCCCGGTGAGTCCCTGCCGGTGAAGGTGCGCTTCCACCCGCTGCGCGAGGGCAGCATCGAAGAGCGGGTGCGCGTGGCCACGGACGCCAACACGGGCAACGAGCACACCGTGCGCATCCTGGGCATGGGCGCCCCCACGCAGGTGGGCATCCAGCCGCCGGTGCTCGACTTCGAGACGCTGGAGGTGGACAGCGACCGGACGCTGGCGCTCACCATCACCAACCCGGTGGACCTGCCCCTCACGGTGACGCTGGGCGGCGAGTACGCGGGCACCTTCTCCACGGACACCATCACCATTCCCCCCCACAGCACCCAGCAGGTGAGCGCCAAGTACCTGCCGCGCGAGCTGGGGAAGATGGGAGCCCGCGTGGAGGTGCGCTCGTGTGACGGGTGCACCCCGTCCACGGCGGACCTGGCGGGCCACTCCGTGGCGAGCGCCTTCGTGTTCGAGCCCACGCCGGTGCCCTTCGCCCCCATCCCCGTGCACGAGCGCACGGAGACGGTGGCCCGGGCGCGCAACATCACCTGGCGGCCCGTCACCATCGCCGCGCTCAACACGAGCGACGTCTCCTTCACCACCATGACGCAGCTGGATGGCCGCGCGGTGCAGCCCGGCGAGGCGGTGGACGTGCGGATGGAGTTCGCCGCCCGCGCCTCGGGCCCCAAGGTGGCCAACCTCACGGTGAACTACGCCTCGGACAAGGCGCGCAAGACGGACGTCATGCTGGATGCGCGCGGCGGCCAGCCCACGCTGGCGGTGGCCCCGGTGGCGCTCGACTTCGGCGAGCTGCCCGTGGGCGGCAAGCTGGGCAAAACCATCCGCATCACCAACGGCGGCACCAACGGCAACCTGCTCTTCCGCGGCGTGCGCGCCAGCGGGGGCGCGGGCAACTTCAGCGTGAACGTGCCCACGCGCGGCACCCAGGCGTACCCGTGGACGGGCGGCGCCTGGCCGGACCTGCAGGCCGGTGACGTGCCCATCGCCCCGGGCACCGATGCGATCGACCTCCAGGTCTTCTTCGAGCCCACGCTGGATGGCAACCACAGCGCCACGCTCACGCTGCTCTCCAGCGATCCGTTCACCCCGGAGCGCACCATCGTCCTCACGGGGCGGGCGCGGGTGAGCGGCCCGTGCGTCTTCGAGCTCACGCCGCAGCCGGCGCTGGACTTCGGCAACGTGGTGCCCGGACGGGGCGCGGTGCTGGGCTTCCGCATCGGCAACCCCAACCGCGCCGAGTGCGCGGTGAAGGACATCCACGTCTCCAACAGCGCCAACGGGGCCTTCTACATGCCCGGCGGGCGCATCGACGGCGGCATCCTCGCCTACGACACGGCCTTCAGCGCCCAGATCGCCTTCCGGCCGCCCGCGGCGGGCACCTACGCGGGCGAGCTGAAAATCACGGTGAACAACCCCTCTCAGCCCACGGTGACGCTGCCCCTGCGGGGCGTGTCCGAGACGAGCTGCCTGGTGGCCGCGCCGTCCTTCGTGGACTTCGGGCCCATCCGGTACGACTGCCAGACGCAGCCGCGCCGCACGCTCATCTCCAACCGGTGCCACCAGCCCATCACCGTCGTCTCGGCGGAGATCGGCGCGGGCACCAGCACCCAGTTCCAGCTGGCCACCCCGCTCACGGCGCCGCGCACGCTCGCCCCGGGCGAAGGCTTCGAGCTGGAGGTGACGTACTCGCGCACCGTGCTCGGCCAGCACTTCAGCCCGCTGTTCCTGCGCACCGGCTCCGAGCCGAACCCGCTGCTCGTGCCGCTGCTGGCCGAGACGAACCACGAGGGCCTCCAGCTCGACCAGTTCACGCAGGGCACCGACAGCCAGCTCGACGTGCTCTTCGTGGTCTCCAACACGACGACCATGCAGCCCTACCAGCAGCGGCTGAAGGCGGCGCTGCCCGGCTGGCTGGAGCATGCCCGGCAGCAGGGCGTGGATGTGCGCGCCGGTGTCACCAGCACGGGCCTCGTCGCCCGGGGCGCCACGTGTGGCGGCGGCGCGCAGGGCGGTGAGGCGGGCCGGCTCTTCCCGGTGGACGGCAGCCGCTCGCGCGTGGTGAGCAGCACCTCGCCCACCGCGGCCCAGACGCTCCAGTCCAACGTGGAGGTGGGCATGTGCCACAACCTGGTGCAGGGCCTGGAGACGACGCGGCAGGCGCTCTCCTCGCCGCTGGTGGACAGCGTGGATGACGTGCGCACCCCGCAGCCCAACGACGGCAACCTGGGGCTGCTGCGCGACACGGCCCGGCTGGCGGTGGTGGCGCTCGCCGACGAGGACGACCACTCCGGCTTCGCCCCGGACAGCTACATCCAGTTCCTCCAGGCGATGAAGGGCCCCGGCATGACCCACCGCACCCAGTTCTACGCGCTGGTGCCCACCGACGGCAGCTGCAGCACGGCCGGGGACTCGGGGGCACGCTTCTCCGAGGTGGCCCAGGCCACGGGCGGCGCGGTGGGCTCGGTGTGCCAGGGCAGCTACGAGTCCTTCCTGGAGCGGCTCATCCGCCGCGCGGGCGAGCCGCAGGCGGACTTCACCCTGACCGCCCAGCCCTCCACCACGGACGCGATGACGGTGCGCGTGCAGGGCCGGACGCTGGATCCGTCGCAGTGGACCTATGACGGCGCGCGCAACGCGGTCGTCTTCCGGGCGGGCGCGGTGCCCCAGACGGGGCAGAACATCCAGATCCGCTACCGGAGCGTCTGCCAGGGGCTCTGA